A stretch of DNA from Cryptomeria japonica chromosome 4, Sugi_1.0, whole genome shotgun sequence:
TCCACAAAAAATGGTATTCCCGAGTCTAGTGGGAATTGGGGGATGTCCATTACTGTAACATTTTGAAAGCTGTGTGCATCTGCGTCCTGCATGTATCACAAATTTCATAAATAATAAAGACACAAACATGAAGAGTCaaattttgtcatattttgaaaCTACACACGCACCATTTTATCAACATCCTCCTTATTGAGTGTTGCTCCACAGAAGATAGATGATATATTGGAAGGAAACGTCTGCACGAATCCCGAACGAACGGGGGTTACAAACCTTTGTTAGATATCAGAATCTCGAACAGttgtaaaaattataaaaatagaaataaattatgaATACTAAAACCTGCTGGAAAATGAGTCATATTGGAATTAAAAATTGATCCGTCATTAAGAAGGATGATAGTTTATAACAAttataaaaacataaataaattataaattttaaaatttgttcaAAAATGAGttatttaagaattaaaaaaaaatccatcaTTAGGAAGGCTGATAGTTCAAGACgtgtctattctggttccaaaacggcAGTACGAATTGACTAACACGCGCGCATTTTAccccgtcgattttgcaataaacagctGTGATTGATTAACACGCGCTATCACGCTGTACGAAAagtctgttttggagccaaaatagcttcgGCTCATAGTTCAGTGGTAGAGTACCTGAGCTGTAATGGGAGGTCCAAAGTTCAATTGTCAGCTGGTCCATGAAATGTCTAACATAGTATCAAAATTCAGGTTAGcagaatgagaccaaagatggaCTGGTGGCCTAGTATATGGTATGAAAGTGGGGGTTTCTGAGTCACATGTAAACCATACATGGATTGGTCACCTAGAGGGCTGGTGGTTTAGTGGTTGAGCACCAAATTGCAATGGAAGATCTTAAATTTGATTCCTAATTGATCTATGAAAAACTTATGAAGATTATCATTCTGTCAGACAGGTTGCAGTGCCCAAAAAATGTAAAACAGAGTCCAACAGTTGTGTTTCTTACAACAAAGCAGTGCTTTGATTAAAAATAGAATTCCAATGTTTGAGGCTTCTATACTATCTGTAAGCTGAGCTGAAAGTAAACCTGCTGCAGATGACTCTATTCGGGAATGCAATATTTTAGCTGCCATTATAGACAGTGAGCAATAATAAGTAAAAACAAAAGATTTTTACGAAATCTGTTTATTTCATCTGTTTTTACTCTTTATTTGTCATTACACTGCAGGACAGAGTAATCTGCACCAAAAACAACAGTTACAACATGCTGACTGTTCAAAGTCTTAGTATGATCAAGCCAAATCAAGTTCCTATTCCCATTAAACAAACCATTTTTAGAGTATAGTTATGAACAGTTATTCCTGATACCTACCAGAATGTCTGTCCAAGTAGATCCAGAGATACTAAACCCAGTTGAAATCCGTAAATGGGATAGTTTTTGCAACTGCCGTAGTCCCTGAATTCTCTGCAATTTCCAACACTCGTCGGCTTCAATTAGTTCTATTGAGCTCAGACCTTCGACATTCAGTGTTTGTAACCCACCACATCCACTTACATTCAGAAATTTAAGACTTGTCAGATTAGAAAGGCATCTCAGTGTCTCTAATGCTGGACAATCCATGAGATTTAGTCTTATCAAATTGGCTGGTAAGCCTTCAATGTCTGTCAAATTTGGATTGTTTGATAGATCAACAATTTCAAGATTGGGACACAGATTTTTCGCCCGAGGAATGCATACTTTAGATATGCAGCTGTACCTAATGATCAAACTTGTTAGACAGCTTACACGATTAGAATGAGTAGCTTTGGTTGCCAACGGATCAACAGCATTAGCGCCATGATCATCACTTGTCTGACTCTGGACCTGTAAGCTTTCGAAAGGCAAGTCCACTTCCATCTGAAAACCTTCAATGTTTGGACAACACCGTATGTCCAAAATcttaatattcatccatgcaatttCCTCTGGTAATGCCCTAACTCCGGAGTCATATATCCGTAATATTTCCAAATGCCCCAACAATTCAACAGATTTGCTCACATCATAGAGATTGAAGCATTTGAATAGAGTCAACTCTGTTAGCCGACTCAGATGATTAAGAGATGATGGCAAACATGTTACCAGTTGGCTCCCTATATATAGCTGTTCAAGATTTTCTAGTTGATCTATATGCTCAGGCAATTGTTGGAGACTGGTATGAAGTAAATTTAAATACCTTAGAGATTTTTGAACTGTAGTTCCTCTAGGCAAATCCTTCAACGAAAAGCAGCCTTGAAGATCCAGGTACTCAAGAGTGGAGATTTTACCCAAATCTGTGATAACAAGGCTCCAGCAGTCTCTCAAAGCTAAATATTGAAGTTGCAACAATTCAGTAAAAGAATGTGGCAAAACTTCCAGATCATTGCAGCCAGATAGATCTACATGTCTCAGAGTTCCTGCTTCCTCAAATTTAATGGGCAGTGATACCAAACCCTTGATATTTTTCAAAGCTAGCTTTGCTAAATTTTTCAGCTTTCCTAACCATTCTTGAAAACTATTTAGGCCTGGATCTGAAGATGACTTGTTTTTCACGTTTCGCTTTTCCACATGCTCTTTAAATGAGTCTAATCTTGCTAACTGTTTAGATGGTTTAATTTGCAACTTCAAATTTCGTACCCGCTTTTCAGATAAGTCTGAGTGTAGCAATACTTTATTGAACCCGCTGCTTGAAGGGTGATAGCTTGTAACTGCAAGAGGAGCACTTCTACGGAAGATTACGGTGTCGGAGATTTCTGTGCAGCTGACTGTCAGTTCACGTAGCTGAGAAGGATCCTGCAGTTGAAGTAATGTGTTAATTGTCAGGAATAAGACCTTCAATAGTGGACAAAGTGAGCTTTAAAATATAGGGCATTTACCTCAAAATCATCAGATAATCTGTGTAAGCCTTCAAAATTAACACCAGTAAGTTCCAACACTCTCAAATTTCTTAGTGAAAGTCCTCTGCAATTAAAGTCGCTGCAGTTAAATTTACCCAGGCGAAGCCATATCAAATCTCCAGTTACACTATTAAATTGATGTAGAATTCCTGAATCTTCGAGAGCTACAAGTTTTAATCCACATATATCTTGACTGTCTAAGAAGACGGGCAGTTGAAGCTTCTTGTGATCTTCATTGCCACGGATTCCTCGTACAGAGTAGGGCTTTGATTGCATCTGCCCAGAATAAAAAATGTAAACAGGGTCAGTTAAAATTTCAAATATAACAGTTCAAAGTAGCTTTTGAACTATAAATGAAACTAAATAGCTTACAAAGAGTGCATACTGCATAGTCCCTGAGAAAAGAAATAATGAAACCAACATCATGCTCCAAATTGGCAGCGTAGAGATCTATCAAACCCTAGCTCTTAACCGGGGGAACTTTGAATCAAACAAAAAGATGAAATTAACCTCATGCTCCAAATAAACTTCACAGAGACCAGTAAACCTTAACTCTTACTGAGGGAGAttaataatttcaagcaccctgtGTCCAGAATGTTAAAACctccaatttaaaaataaaataaaaaaacagagCACAGTGGGTCGAGACAAAATACCTGTGCAGAGATCATTTGATCGTTTGAGCAGCAAAGGCGAAGGGGAAACTCTTGTCTGCCAATTTGTATTGCCAAGTCTCTGACTAAATCGTTCATTCTTATTCGCAAGCTACCCTTTGGTCTGCTCCAGCAATCTATGTAGAAAGGCTCACGAATATAATTTTGCATGAACAAATACTCTAGCATCTGGAAACAATTACATGATTAGGACTGGGAATTATAAAACAGTTGGAAGAATTGTACTAAGGCTATAGCTGTGAGCAAAGCCAACTTCCAGATTAATTAATTCTTACAGATTTTGGATCAGTTCGCTCGAGGAAAGGCAGCAGATACATTCGGTGTTGGATGTTAATGTTGAAGTCAACGTCAGAATTTTCAAATTGCACAAGGCCTTTGTGATGGAGAACCTCAAGGCAGTCGAAGCCACTCTGGTCCAATCCATCCAAAACCCGCACAGCCAGATCTCTGTCTTCTCCTACTAATAAATGGGCAATGTCTAAAAAcgcctctttctctttgttcttgaGAGAATCATAGGTAACTTTGAGTACCCTGTCTAAAATGTTATCAGGCAATTGTTGGCGAAAATTTTCCAATTGCCTCATCCAGTAGCTTCGATCACCATAACTAGACAGCTGCCCACCTAAAACTTTCAAAGCCAACGGAAAGCCACCACACATCTTGGCCAACTCCTCTACCATGTCTTGCAAATCTGGGGGCGACTTGGGCTCATGGAAAGCATGCCAGCAAAATAGTTCATGGGCATCTTTTAAATCTAACAGTTGGACATCATACAGTACTTTAATTTGAGAGCGTGCAAGTAAATCTCTGTCACGAGAGGTGACTAGAATCAAACTGCCATTTCCAAGGACATCCTTCACTACTAATAAGAGATTCTCTATTTGCTCTATATTGTCTACCTCATCTAGAACAATCAGAACTTTGAACCCTCGGAGACGATCTCTAAGCAAGCTCCTCCCTCGACTGGTATTCTCAATATGCAAATACGGCTGAAAACCCAACAAATCAGTAAGCAATCTTTTCTGTAAAGATGCTAAATTCTTCTTACTTACATCAGACAAGTAACAGCATCTACTGAATTGGGAACGCTTTGTATTGTAAAGATGAGTAACTAGAGTTGACTTCCCCGATCCACCAAGTCCCACAATCCCCACAATAATGATATCATTCATTGTAGTTTGATTCAAAACCTTATTCTGGAAGTGCTCTGCAGCTTGATGGAGTCCCACAGGGTGTATAGCAACATCAAGTGCTTCCACCGTCACCTCTTTCAATACAGTGTCCACAATTCTATCTAAAAACTCCCCAAGATCActgaaacataaataaaaaattgttataaACATCAGTAACCAAACAATAAAGTAAAAAGGCTGATTGTTTCATTTCTGGATTTGATTCTGTAATTTTTTTATCAACAGATCACACTGATGATCCATCATCAAAAAGCTAAGAGAAacgaaaattttaaaaataataactaTCACCATAGATTTGCAGGTCATGGGAATTAGGAATGCTTACTCTTTGACCTTGCTGAACACCAGACCAGAAACATCAGATACTTTGATTAGAGCACTCATCCATCTCTCCACCAGTGAATACTTAACCCTGCCCTTGCTTTTATGATTGTTGAAGGCTTCAGCATATGCTCCCTTTTGAATATACCGCAGGTCAGAAGGTTGGATGCCATAAAAGATTGGGATAAGCTTGCCGCCATGACAATCCAACATCCACAAAAGCTCATTCAAGCACCACGGAGATTCTGCGTATGTTTCAGAGAAAATAGCAACGTGTACGGTGGCATTACTAATGGCAGTTTTTATTGCAGGGGTTAAATAATTTCCCGTTTGCAGTTCCTGCTCATCAAGAAACACTCTTAGGCCAATCCTCTTAAGAGCGCGGTAGATGAGGCTGCCCAGTGTTTTCTTGACATCAGGTCCTCTGTGATTTATAAAAACATGGTATCTTGGAAACACTTGCTCCATAACCGAATCCAACCTTTCAAACCTTTCAAACCTCAGAGACCAAATACCTACAGACTAGCTAATGGAATTGGCAAGTCAAAGAACAGATAACTGAGGAAACAGAAGGATTGTAAACAGGAAAAACCTTGGGCAACCatgaaccaaaaacttattaagaTGAAAGATTAGGGTGGGTCCCATGGGAGGGGCTTGGGCTCTATTTTTTTGGAAGAGGCAGTTCTATGAAGAAATTTTGTTACacgattatttggaatctttttcaaAAAAATAGAAGCTAAAAAATTGTCCCACCAGCTTAGGGATGTTATTTGCCACTTGtcaaaaatctaaatttaatttctattataaaatagttttggagggaaatgaattatttttattatgCACATCCTATAAAAGAtattaactagcaattgcaccttgatgtgcaatgggtacgccgaataaGCATAGAAGGACAACTGgagtaaattttgattttttttttcttttacatacatttgtgtagtagcttcaaatcaattatgcatccacTGACAAGGATCTAAACACAATTGAAAAAATATTTGAATTAGGAATATAATCAAGTTCAATAACGAATAAGATCATGTTATGTTCGCAAATAGGAGAGGAGAAATGAGGGATAGATAGAGGTGCaaagagggatatagagagaatgagagggagagataaagagagagataagACAAGGAGACAAAGAGGTGGAAGAGATAagtataatgtgtgtgtgtgtgtgtgtgtgtgtgagagagagagagagagagagagagagagagagagagagatggaaagagatgTTCATGATGCTAGGAAGTGATATAAAGAGAGGAAGAATATAGGGGTAGAGGGatatggagagatagatatagagagacaAGAACATGTAGGTATAGAGGTATATGAAGACGGAGAGAGGGAGACATCTAGAAATAgaggggtagagggagagataaagggaGAGGTAAGGTAGATTGATGtaggaagatagagagggagagatagatatagatgaTGAGATAGAGTGATAAAGAGACAAATATATGAGGAAATACAAGcggggcgagagagagagagagagagagagagagagagagagagagagagagagagagagagagagagagagagagagagaggggggggggggctagggaaggagggagagagggagatatgcGCAAAGGAGGTAGGGAGAGATAAGAGGGGAGATAGAAGAggcttggagagggagagagaaataagtAGAGGAATGAGAGAGAATATGGGTGAGAAAGGGGGAGAGACACTTGTAGAGAgataggagaagaagaaaaggagtgTGGATATAGGGAGAGATGGATAAATATATAGAGATGGagtgggaaagggagagggagatatatagaTAGAAAGAGAGGAACCTCAATGAATAAAGAAGAGAGGGGGTGATATATAGAAggatatatagagagatataaagggtcTTAATGGAGAATTAATAGGGTTAGATAAACTATGCATCTATTTATAAGGATTTAAACAAGACTAAAACAAAATCTCTAAATCAAGAAGACAGTAAGGGTCCATTACTAATAACttgatgttatgtttgcaatagggagagagagagaagagagagagagagaggtaaggagatatagatatagaggaatatataaatagagatggagagggggaaggagaggaatatggagagagagagagagagagagagagagagagagagagagagagagagagagagagagagaaatatagatagatggagagatagaaagGTATATAGATCAGGTAGAGAGGGTGAGATATATAGAGGTAGAGCGATATAGAGAGATAATGAggtagatatagagggagagatggaacaAAAATATGGAGAAATAGAGAGGTAAATAGAtaatagatatagaggtctaggaagagagatagagtgagagaggagaGGGACATAAGTagagagatagagtgagagaggagaGGGACAtaagtagagagatatagaggtagatagagagataaagatagagagagatggagatggagagaatAAAGGGagaagaagagatagagagatatagatggtgagacaaagtgatagagatatagatatataaGAAGATTCAAAGAGAGGGAGAAGGGaaaagatatatatagatatagacaaatagagagaagcatagatagaaaaatagaaacatgaagagaaatagggggagataaagagagaggtaTAGAGATTTATGAGAAGAGAAAACGAGAGAAAGATCTAgaaatatatgggaagagaaaggaagagagatgcgtacacacacacacacacacacacacagagtaaTACTAGGAGAGATGAAGTGAATaaaggaaagagaaaaaatatgagaaattgaaaaataaaatatctgTCATACCATTCATAGTTGTACTAATTGGTTACAAGTTAGATTTTGTAGAAAGAGAGTGCCAACAGATGAAGATACTTGCACATTGCATAGGATGTGTCATTTTTCATTAAACATTAAGtttaatttaatctaatttattttattatatctcTATATTATACTTTTAGTtagtaatttttaaaaataatagaaCAAAGAGCAACAAATTAAGATAGCAAAAAATAAATAGAACATGTTGCATGATAAATCTACATCACAAGTAAAATATGCAAATGACCTTAAAAATGAATTCATGAGGAAGGATATATCAGTAAAAGTACATTTGTGATATGCTCTTAGCAATCAACAGAAACAGAGCAGGCTAAGATGCCTGGTCATAAGgttcaaaaataatttgtattCAATAATGTACGAAGAAAAAAAATCCTACAAAACTATCttcctttctcttcccatatagaTTAGCATCATTCAACATACCAACTATTTTGATATACAAACATATATCTTTAGATGATCTTTAGTTTCAAAGTATATATCTTTTGATAGTGGTAgaaagagatatggatagaaagcgatggaaagaggagaaagagagagtGGGAGACAGAGGGGGAGACAAATGGATAGATAGCTCAATAAATAGAGAGGGAGTAAGATAAATAAAtagggagggatagggagagagaggtatAGCATTCAAATCTTGCAAGTATATGATTATATCCATATGTAGTTGCATGAACCAATTTGGAATTGACACATCAATAAAGATGTTTACATATGTTGGCACTTACTATTGCGGTTACATCATTGATTAATCTTTATACAAATGATAACaactttaataaaatattaaattatttctaaTTGATGTGTATGACCTCATTTTATTTGTTGGTCACATATGCACTATCATTTTGTCCCCTTATCCCCTGATACTTGTCAAGATAGAAGACATCTGAGAGATCAAAACATAAAATAGCAACTACGATATTTGACATGTCATTCATAATTGCACTAATTGGTAATTTGGATTTTGTAGTCCAGAGAGTGCCAAGAAAGGAAGATACTTGTAAATTGCATAGGACATGTCATTTTTCATTGACCTATGTATGAAGTTACAAAATATTTGCCGGTTTGACTCTATTGCAAGTGATCTATTGTATCTtctttcttgtttttcttgtttgtaCTTGTCTCTCACCTTTGAGAGTTTCAAATACAAGCTTAAGACTATGAATATACTATTTTGATTATATGTTTCTAAACATTGGTACTTTATGAGGTCAAGTCCCTCTAAGGTCCATTAAACCTCACACCCTTCTTATAACTTTGTATGATGATAATCACATCCTATAATGAATTAACATTAATTTTAGTTTTCTAGCCAACAACCATATtaagtttaatttattttaaattgttCTATTATATCTATATGCTATTTACAAACTTAATTATTaacttaataaatattatttttataattaaaaaataatatcaaaataataaaacaatattaaattaatttattattattatataatattaaataaaatttaaaaaatatctattgttgataaataatttaataacattaatttataatttattatgattttattaataacatttaataaaattaatcatttaaatacaattatataataattaataattatttaaatatatatttaaaattattaagcATTTAATATTATGAAGTTTAAATGTTAAGAAATTGAAaatctttcaacaaaatatttgaaaataatttttttatatgatttgtaaagaaaatataaatatattttgtagcaTCTATAGAAACTTCAGCTAAATCTTTAATCACTTTTTAAACATCTAAGCCTTGGCATCATTGAAATCTCCAAATAAAATTCACCCAAATCTTagattaattctttaatcatctaatattttaaaaatatatttatttatttctatacACGGTTCTCTCACCTCATTCTCATGGAAactataaaaatttataaaatatgtATCGTACCAAGTAAGTTTGGCTAGccattttaattttcttgtcacaATACGATAACAGCAAAATAGTGGGAAAACGTCGGGCCCCACATCTAGTAAAAGTGTTCAGTTTCGAAATTTCTGGATTTGATCGTCTGGAGCTTTTATTATGAATGACAGAAATTTTATTAATGATAAACATTCAAAAATAGAATTTTGTGAAAATAGCCCTCTAAGTTATGATGGTACTTACATTTTTCTTTGGATTCACATTTAAATCTATCCAGGCTTTTATTATAAATATTGGTAAGGGAAAGTGTAATTACAGAGAGATAGTAAGTAGTTTCTTTCCATGTAATATATTAATGCGTTACATTTGTTGCTTTAATGATTTCTAGTTGCAACGTTTAACAACTGGCTGAGCGGAGAAGGTGGTGTGTATGCCATCATGAATCAATCAGCCGATAAAAGTTAATCGGATCTGCCAGTTTCAAAAGCACAACAGTCGATGAAATAGTGTATTTGCCTGTATGGTCAACGAAAATATCTAACGGATGAAAACATTTCAATCGCCTTGCCAAACTTTTTACAAGTTTCGAGCCATTGATGGACAAAAAGGAGCTCGTCCATTTCACAGTAGTCGGCGTAATGAGACCACCAACCTtcttaaatttaggagcttaaatttttaagctggactacactacaaaattcatgagaccaccagcttaaaatttttcctaaaaaatctcagcGAAAcccgctctattttttaggaagtccCCTTCCATAGAACCCCAGCCTTAGTCACCTAAGGTGGTTTCTTATTCGAAGTGAAATAGGCTGGGCTTAACCAGCGCACACTAAGCGCTGACCGTTTACCGTTCCAGCAAACACTCGCCGTACAGTCGGCGGTCAGCAGTCCGCGCTTAAATTTCAAACAGTGTTTCCGCGCTTCTGCAGAAGCACTATTTCATTGTACGCAGGAAACAGGTTCTAATCTTCACAATCTTTGTATGGTTTTAAAACCTTCAAAATTTTCGAATTAATGAAGCCTTGCTGTTTCATGAGggggttttataaatttttttaacgTGTTATTGAAATTGTTGAGGATTAGTTTGAAGCAGGGGTCCATGAACTTAAACTATTTCAAGTTTAGAAGTTTAAATTCCAAAATTTCAGGAAACTAATGGTttcataaattttattattttctataataatttttaaaaataaaaattaataaaatttaaactgGCAAGAATTTGAAGTGTGTAAATAATTGAAAAGTGGCAGCAAATTTTTTGTGGTGAGGATAATTTCTAGTCTCATTCCGCATGCACTCACTTACAATTACAAATATACTCTTATCTCATTTCTTGGCCTCATTTAAACTCTTGTTCAAGATAGTTTTTGAAGCCCCTCTCATGAGATTATATCTTAGAAATACTTACAACAATGCTAGTTTTTCATTTGGATCTTTAAAATGATGTGACTTTCTCAACCATCTATACAGAAGTGGGCAAAGGGTGTGAGGTTCAAATGATACCAAATTTAataaaagattaaataattaaaatgggATCTCTAAATGTAGTTGGATGGAAGGTCATAAAATGGTACATTGATTTTGTGTAGGAGACAAAGTATATCCAAACATAGAAGATTTTTGCATAGTTGAAAAAATTAGCTTGGGAGATGAAGGTAGAAGGGTATTTTACAAATTCAAGACATTTACTTAGTGATGTAAAAAAGGAGGGAAAATAATAATTTCTATGTCATGATAATAGTGTTAGCAATTGCTTTTGGTTTGTTAGATATGCCCTACAAGAACAATTATTAGAATTGTGAAAAACCTCCAAGTATGTGTTAATTGCAACACTACGATGAAATTAATCTTCACAATTGCAACAAGAGAAATTGTTATGAGAGATGTCAATTATTTCCATGATTTTAAACATGGAGAATGTCTTTATGAGGATTATTGGTGACACTAAATGAAGTGATTTGATAAATAGGTTTGCACTATAATAATGTGTTATGTCATAC
This window harbors:
- the LOC131027228 gene encoding TMV resistance protein N isoform X3, with product MEQVFPRYHVFINHRGPDVKKTLGSLIYRALKRIGLRVFLDEQELQTGNYLTPAIKTAISNATVHVAIFSETYAESPWCLNELLWMLDCHGGKLIPIFYGIQPSDLRYIQKGAYAEAFNNHKSKGRVKYSLVERWMSALIKVSDVSGLVFSKVKDDLGEFLDRIVDTVLKEVTVEALDVAIHPVGLHQAAEHFQNKVLNQTTMNDIIIVGIVGLGGSGKSTLVTHLYNTKRSQFSRCCYLSDVSKKNLASLQKRLLTDLLGFQPYLHIENTSRGRSLLRDRLRGFKVLIVLDEVDNIEQIENLLLVVKDVLGNGSLILVTSRDRDLLARSQIKVLYDVQLLDLKDAHELFCWHAFHEPKSPPDLQDMVEELAKMCGGFPLALKVLGGQLSSYGDRSYWMRQLENFRQQLPDNILDRVLKVTYDSLKNKEKEAFLDIAHLLVGEDRDLAVRVLDGLDQSGFDCLEVLHHKGLVQFENSDVDFNINIQHRMYLLPFLERTDPKSMLEYLFMQNYIREPFYIDCWSRPKGSLRIRMNDLVRDLAIQIGRQEFPLRLCCSNDQMISAQMQSKPYSVRGIRGNEDHKKLQLPVFLDSQDICGLKLVALEDSGILHQFNSVTGDLIWLRLGKFNCSDFNCRGLSLRNLRVLELTGVNFEGLHRLSDDFEDPSQLRELTVSCTEISDTVIFRRSAPLAVTSYHPSSSGFNKVLLHSDLSEKRTFPSNISSIFCGATLNKEDVDKMDADAHSFQNVTVMDIPQFPLDSGIPFFVELENESLQGAILICIIADNSCSFEVTFLGHAFRTSRIFCHGNTYGVHMLMWTKDSRVFKDLKICSGMTIDCKIKLLNSSQQEDLSLRKTSAGLKRGWVVIAKNLDFCKQFLSFLFC
- the LOC131027228 gene encoding disease resistance protein RPV1 isoform X1, with the translated sequence MEQVFPRYHVFINHRGPDVKKTLGSLIYRALKRIGLRVFLDEQELQTGNYLTPAIKTAISNATVHVAIFSETYAESPWCLNELLWMLDCHGGKLIPIFYGIQPSDLRYIQKGAYAEAFNNHKSKGRVKYSLVERWMSALIKVSDVSGLVFSKVKDDLGEFLDRIVDTVLKEVTVEALDVAIHPVGLHQAAEHFQNKVLNQTTMNDIIIVGIVGLGGSGKSTLVTHLYNTKRSQFSRCCYLSDVSKKNLASLQKRLLTDLLGFQPYLHIENTSRGRSLLRDRLRGFKVLIVLDEVDNIEQIENLLLVVKDVLGNGSLILVTSRDRDLLARSQIKVLYDVQLLDLKDAHELFCWHAFHEPKSPPDLQDMVEELAKMCGGFPLALKVLGGQLSSYGDRSYWMRQLENFRQQLPDNILDRVLKVTYDSLKNKEKEAFLDIAHLLVGEDRDLAVRVLDGLDQSGFDCLEVLHHKGLVQFENSDVDFNINIQHRMYLLPFLERTDPKSMLEYLFMQNYIREPFYIDCWSRPKGSLRIRMNDLVRDLAIQIGRQEFPLRLCCSNDQMISAQMQSKPYSVRGIRGNEDHKKLQLPVFLDSQDICGLKLVALEDSGILHQFNSVTGDLIWLRLGKFNCSDFNCRGLSLRNLRVLELTGVNFEGLHRLSDDFEDPSQLRELTVSCTEISDTVIFRRSAPLAVTSYHPSSSGFNKVLLHSDLSEKRVRNLKLQIKPSKQLARLDSFKEHVEKRNVKNKSSSDPGLNSFQEWLGKLKNLAKLALKNIKGLVSLPIKFEEAGTLRHVDLSGCNDLEVLPHSFTELLQLQYLALRDCWSLVITDLGKISTLEYLDLQGCFSLKDLPRGTTVQKSLRYLNLLHTSLQQLPEHIDQLENLEQLYIGSQLVTCLPSSLNHLSRLTELTLFKCFNLYDVSKSVELLGHLEILRIYDSGVRALPEEIAWMNIKILDIRCCPNIEGFQMEVDLPFESLQVQSQTSDDHGANAVDPLATKATHSNRVSCLTSLIIRYSCISKVCIPRAKNLCPNLEIVDLSNNPNLTDIEGLPANLIRLNLMDCPALETLRCLSNLTSLKFLNVSGCGGLQTLNVEGLSSIELIEADECWKLQRIQGLRQLQKLSHLRISTGFSISGSTWTDILTFPSNISSIFCGATLNKEDVDKMDADAHSFQNVTVMDIPQFPLDSGIPFFVELENESLQGAILICIIADNSCSFEVTFLGHAFRTSRIFCHGNTYGVHMLMWTKDSRVFKDLKICSGMTIDCKIKLLNSSQQEDLSLRKTSAGLKRGWVVIAKNLDFCKQFLSFLFC
- the LOC131027228 gene encoding disease resistance protein RPV1 isoform X2; the encoded protein is MEQVFPRYHVFINHRGPDVKKTLGSLIYRALKRIGLRVFLDEQELQTGNYLTPAIKTAISNATVHVAIFSETYAESPWCLNELLWMLDCHGGKLIPIFYGIQPSDLRYIQKGAYAEAFNNHKSKGRVKYSLVERWMSALIKVSDVSGLVFSKVKDDLGEFLDRIVDTVLKEVTVEALDVAIHPVGLHQAAEHFQNKVLNQTTMNDIIIVGIVGLGGSGKSTLVTHLYNTKRSQFSRCCYLSDVSKKNLASLQKRLLTDLLGFQPYLHIENTSRGRSLLRDRLRGFKVLIVLDEVDNIEQIENLLLVVKDVLGNGSLILVTSRDRDLLARSQIKVLYDVQLLDLKDAHELFCWHAFHEPKSPPDLQDMVEELAKMCGGFPLALKVLGGQLSSYGDRSYWMRQLENFRQQLPDNILDRVLKVTYDSLKNKEKEAFLDIAHLLVGEDRDLAVRVLDGLDQSGFDCLEVLHHKGLVQFENSDVDFNINIQHRMYLLPFLERTDPKSMLEYLFMQNYIREPFYIDCWSRPKGSLRIRMNDLVRDLAIQIGRQEFPLRLCCSNDQMISAQMQSKPYSVRGIRGNEDHKKLQLPVFLDSQDICGLKLVALEDSGILHQFNSVTGDLIWLRLGKFNCSDFNCRGLSLRNLRVLELTGVNFEGLHRLSDDFEDPSQLRELTVSCTEISDTVIFRRSAPLAVTSYHPSSSGFNKVLLHSDLSEKRVRNLKLQIKPSKQLARLDSFKEHVEKRNVKNKSSSDPGLNSFQEWLGKLKNLAKLALKNIKGLVSLPIKFEEAGTLRHVDLSGCNDLEVLPHSFTELLQLQYLALRDCWSLVITDLGKISTLEYLDLQGCFSLKDLPRGTTVQKSLRYLNLLHTSLQQLPEHIDQLENLEQLYIGSQLVTCLPSSLNHLSRLTELTLFKCFNLYDVSKSVELLGHLEILRIYDSGVRALPEEIAWMNIKILDIRCCPNIEGFQMEVDLPFESLQVQSQTSDDHGANAVDPLATKATHSNRVSCLTSLIIRYSCISKVCIPRAKNLCPNLEIVDLSNNPNLTDIEGLPANLIRLNLMDCPALETLRCLSNLTSLKFLNVSGCGGLQTLNVEGLSSIELIEADECWKLQRIQGLRQLQKLSHLRISTGFSISGSTWTDILDADAHSFQNVTVMDIPQFPLDSGIPFFVELENESLQGAILICIIADNSCSFEVTFLGHAFRTSRIFCHGNTYGVHMLMWTKDSRVFKDLKICSGMTIDCKIKLLNSSQQEDLSLRKTSAGLKRGWVVIAKNLDFCKQFLSFLFC